The following nucleotide sequence is from Rattus norvegicus strain BN/NHsdMcwi chromosome 13, GRCr8, whole genome shotgun sequence.
ctgtctcccacttCTTCactaaaatttgaaatatttgggTTTATTATGGAGGCTCTGAGCCTTCCAGAGttgctctcttcctcctcccactcctcctcttcaccctcccctaccccctccgccacctcctccttcctcctcctcctcctcctcttgccctTTGTTGTAATTTTGCCTCAGCCAtgactttctctcccttttccttctgttctggTAATAACTCTACCTCATTGATCTTTTGATGTCTGAAATCTGTCGTCTTCTACCTGTGGGTTCTAGGGAATCAAGCTCCAGTCTCCAGGCTTGCACAGAAAGAGCCTTCTCATATTAAGCTTTTGGTTTACATAGTTCGTTGTCCACTTGTATCTTTTCCATTTGGTTCTGCCCTATACTTTTTCAGCCATTGCAGAGACCTTCCTGACTATTTTAAGTGTGCCTCAAATCACTTGTTGAATCTTTCTGTTGTTAGGTAACTCCagcattgcttttggcaaatatggactctttctccttctgtttgAGATATTCTTGATTCCTGGTAGAGCAACTCTCATTTGAAAACCTAGACAATGTGTCCATTTAAAAGGCTAGttgtgtgggttggggatttagctcagtggccctgggttcggtccccagctccgggaataAAAAGGCTAGTtgtgggactggaaagatggctcagcagttaagatcatcagctgctcttctagaggtcctgagttcaattcccaagccACTACAGGGTgactcatagccatctgtaatgggatctgatgccctcttctgctgtgcacTAAGGCAGCATACTCAtccacataaacataaataaatctaaaagcaaacaaacaaaaataaatagttGCCCTTTATTTATCTGACTTCCTCTGATGTTAGCCCAGGAAATAAATTATGTCACTGCCTCATACTGAGGGGCAGGAGTAAACATTCCCTTCCTCACTTAGCCATTGCCAACTGAAAGGGGTAGAGGTACTCCTCCTTAATACTGTGGGGATGGGAGCCTCCAGTCTCAGATACACTAACAGATAATGCTGCAGGAGGACCTCCTttccccccctcccctgcccccccaTGTACCAAGATGGATGGGTGGCTGTTATGCCCTCGAAAGAACCAAAGTTAGATATGGGGGAGGAGGCAGCTGGTAAGAAGGTATTAAGCTGTGGAAGTGAGGGGGTGACAACGGTGTgtgccaacaacaacaacaacaacaacaacacaacaacaacaagataTTAGAGTATTAGACTCTGGGTTACTTTGCCAAACACTTTGCACAGATGATTTCGTCTATCTTTTACACTGTAAGGCTTGCCTCAGAAGTATGAGTTACTTCtgattttatagatgaggaaacaaaGACTGACAGGAAACTCCAGAGTCATGTCAAGGCTGGTCTGAAACATCGTAAGCCTGACCCCAGAATCCCCAGAGAGCCTGCTGCCGAGGCTTGAACATGGGATGATTAACTTGGACATGAAGAGAGTGATTGTTTTGGAAATTGAGGTCTGATCTGTGAGTGCTTGCATTTGTGAGGGGGGGGGTCTCCATGAGCATGTTTGAGTGAAGAAATGAGGTGCTACGTAGCAGGTCTGTTTAAGGACAAGAGGTAGAGGGGGACctaagacaggaaggaaagaggatgGAGATAATGGCCTGATTCTCGTGGAACAGAGAGAGTGGATGCCACACTGGCCTGTCTGCGGAATCCTGGTCTGGTTTTGTCTGATGTTACTTCAGAGTTACTAATATGACATAGCTCCTCTAATGAAACTGTCATTTTCCTTCTGCAGTTCATGCAGAGTTCACCACAGGGCTGGCGAGATGGTGCAACCAGAGAAGGTGCTAGCTTCTCCTTGacctaagcctgacaacctgagccaaatctgaggaATCacacagagttgtcctctgaccttcccgTGGGCACTGGAGCAGGTGcccccacacatgcatacaagaataacaagaataattttttaaaaccgacatcaagtttttttttttttaagaaaaggtttttttccccaataaaaacTGATAGGATGGGTTGATTTCTATTGTTGCTTGCTTCGTAGCTTTAAAAAGTCATATTACTGAGTCATGCTTAGTCACTCATTCAGAGCCTCGTTAAGCTAATTAGATACAATGTGGGTAGACAGAATGACATCCTGTGGCTCCTTcagaagaaacagaagggaaatagaggggaagagaaaaatgCCAATAGAACCTGGATGCATAGGACTGGAGAGGAGCAACCCCCTCCAAGAAAGACTAAATATAGGCTAATGTTTATTTCTCTTCAAGATaaggcctcactgtgtagcccaggttggaccTGGAATTcattgtatagcccaggctggcctgtacCACTGGTTATTACAGATGTGTGCCGACTGGGTTTCACTGAGCTCTCAAATATCACGACTGTGGTGGAACTTCGAAGACACAGTCCTGGTGTATTATAAACGCTGTCACAAGTAGAGATGTCCAAAGAAAGCCTCAGTCTGGGAGGAACTAGGCAGCCATTTACAAAAACAAGAacgaaaggaaaagaaagaaaaaagcatttAACTACAGAACATCACTCTATAGGAAGAAGAAGAATGGGGTGATGGTCCGTGGCAAGTGCTAGGTTACAAATGAGTGTCTATACTGTAGGCGTTTACATTTACAAATGTACCAGGGGCTCTGGAGAAAGGATCGCACTAGACCAGAGTCTCCATTCTAGTTGCTTAGAGATTCTCCCAGCCCACCTTTGCTGCTTCCCCTGGGAGGCTCCTCCCGCTTCACACGCGGCAAGGCTTACCAAGTCACATCCTAAAACCCTACTCCCAACTGTGCATTCGTCTCCGGCTCCTCCAACTCCTGCCTGATGTGTGATTCTCCATTCCCTGAGAGGTATTTCACCTCAAAACCCACGAAGCCAAGCAGATTTCGTAtcctcccccgcccccgccccacgTCACCTGCCCCAACCACATCTACAGCATCCGAGAGAATCGATGAACTAATCCATGGGAGGAAAATGCAGCTACTgtatatacttttttaaaaatcaatgctCGATTAAAATCGGATTTTTACGGAATTGCATGACGATGTCTCTGGCTGCTGGGCTGTGCCTTCTTCCTCCTGGGTTCTCAGTAGACTCCACCCTGCTGGTGCAGGGGCAGCTGGGTCTCTGCTGCCCCCTTGTCATAGCAGCGGTTTATCTTGGAGGCTAGGGGAACCTTCTGGTACTCCTGGAAGATGGGATCTTTCCCTAGGGTCATCTGCTCtaacttttgttctttcttcttgatGGCTTCCTTGATGCCCTCAATGTGacacttctcctccttctccGCTTTCAGCTTCAAGATATGACGGTTCCTCTCCCGCAGGATGTTCAGCTCCTGCAGGTGCTGCGCCCTGTCCTTGGAGGTCTTGTGCGCATGACTCCTGGCCTGCCCCATCTTCTCTTCAGCCAGCTCTGCCAGCACCCGCTTGCTCTCTTGGAGCaactcctccgcctcctcctctcGCCATTTCACTCTCTGGAACTGCTCTGCCTCAGTCTGGGCCTTCCCCTGCTGCCCTCTGTGCCGCTCCTTAACCAGACCCTCTTGCATGTTCTGAGAGCTCTGGAAACTCTGCtccagagacagcttcctgaggAGCTCCTCCGCCTTGGCCTGGCAGTCCATGAGAACCTTGCGGGCCTGGACGTTAACAACCGTACTCAGGTTGCTCCCCTGGACCTTCTTCGGGCTCTCCATCGCATGCTGTTCCCTCTTGTGACCTGCTGTCTCCAGCCTCTTCTGCAGCTGCAGCCTGTTCAGGTCCCGCACACTCTGCAGCACCCTCTCCTGCTCCCGCAGACTCTGCGCTTGACAGTGTTTGAGGTGCTCGGCCTGCACTTGCACCCTATCCATCTTGTCTAGGCCTTGGTTCTCTGGCTTGTCAGGTTGCATCGTCCACCCACTCTGGTTCTCCGGCTGAACCGTGCTCTTTGCCTGGCGGTCCCGCCGCTGTCCCTGCTGCTCGTGGCCCTGGCGAGGCTGCTCATGGCTATGGCCCCTCCGAGGCTTGTGCTGTTCCCTCTGTCCTTGCCACTGCTCCTGGCTCTGCAGCAGCAACAGCCTACGCTCTCTCTCCAGGGTCAGGTGGACTTTCTGGTCTGAGCGCTTCAGCTCTTCCCAGGCGACTGCAGCCTGTTGCTGCAGCTCTCGCATCCTCTGAGCCTTCTTGAGCCTGCTCAGCACCAGGGCCAAGATCTTCTGGTCCCTGAAAGATATCACCGCCTCGTCCAACTTGCTCTTGAGGACCCGAGCATGCTGGCTACTCTTCTCTTTGCAGGAGGCAGAGGGCGGGTAATACTTAGTCCGATCGCGGTTTTTCCTATTCTGGGTGCACACACAAGTGGATTGCCTCCAGAGCTCTAGGGAGTGCACAGAGGACTTGTCTGTGAGATCCAAGGCAGGGGACCCGGGGCCTACATGTCTGCACACCGGTACTGCCCACCGGTCTCCATTGTGTGTCTTTTCTACAAGCAAAGCCCCAGCACTCGGGGGGCTGAAAGCTTCCCCCGGGTACTGCGGGGACGAAACTCCCGGGGCTGCAGGGTGTCGTGGGCTGGGCTGATCCGGTGGCTGCTGCTGCCGCTTctgctgccaagttctgctggaCTTGGTCGGTGCCTCCCCCATCCCGCAGGCTTCTTCCAGGCGGAGGTTCCCAGACCTGTGCTTCCTGGCTCGGTCCGAGGGTCTGCGAGCCACATGTGTCAGGCTGTGGCTTTCTCGTGGCGAGGCAATATACCCACGCCGACGGGACCGCCCGGCGGGCGAACACTTCGGGTGCACCCAGGGCACCTCGGTCTCGATCTCAGCTCCGGCAGTCTGGGCCCAGGAGTTCCGAGACAGCTCATGCCAGCCTAGCTGGTCCGCGAACTCCTGCTCTCCAGCTGCCAAGGGTTCCCCGAGCTCCCCATAGGGCTTTGGGGAGAAGAGATGGAAACCGGCCATGCTCCCTTCCTGGCTGGCCCAGAGTCTACAGGAAGGTCAGCGGACCTTCAGGGGGCCACTGTGGACACCCAGCCCACGCTCAAATCCTGCGATCCACGTGGCCTGTGACGCTTCTGCCACTTCATAATGCATCCTGGTGCCACATGGTCTTTAAAGGCCTCAGTGTACCCGGGCTTTGACGAGCTGGTTGGACGTCTTGGAAACAAGGGTGGTATTTAGAAACGAGAATCTTGACAGCAACGGTGTTTCAGGTCCCTGAATTAGTGGATTGTGGGAGCCCCCGGGCCGGGCCGAGGGCGCCagtttaaaaatagaaagtaGTGGGAGGGAGGGGCAAAGTGTAGTGTCCAGGAAGGAGGATCTTGCTAGTCCTTTGGAGTcacatctctttttatttttatgtttgttctagtgtgtgtatgtatgtatggacgaATACATACGCCATGATCGGCGTATGAGCAGCTCAGGACAAGTTGTAGGAGTTGACTGATTCTTTacaccatgtgagtcccaggggtcaaactcaggctTTGAGACAAGTGCTTTTAACAGGCTAAGATCTCACCAACCTCACTGATCCTCATCTGTGCATGCAAGGTGTGGAAAGGAAGCAGCCCTTGAACCACACTGGTCTGGGCTTAGCGAACCCTAAGGATGCTTTCACATTTACCTTTGTGAACTTTAGAACTGCAACAGGCAATTCTGATTTTCCTCTAATGTGTGAATTACAGCTTTGCTTTTTTATCTAAATATGACTCTTGCCTGCTTTGTTTTCAAATAGCCCCTAGAAGATTTCATTTATTTGTCGTTTGTCTtcccccccacctcaccccccatCACTTTTATGAGATTCGTTCCCCTTTGCCAAGGGGCCAGTGACTCTGGATCTTCTGTGTTCAGCCAAGTGAAGTTGGGCCAGCACAGCACACCTGCTTCTCCATATCCCAGTATGACTCCTTGGAAGGCCCGGGCTTGCAAGTCAAGCCAGGGTTCCCAGGAGCACATGAAAGAGATATTTTGTGAATGCTAAGCTGCCAATCATCCCCTCGATGCTGAGAACAATCAGTCTCCTTTTTATCTGGCAGTGAAATCTTCAACGGACTGCATTGTGTGTCTCAGAATGTGGCCTTTTGCCAAATGAAGGCTTGAGCCCTCTTTCCAAGTTTGTTGGGAGATTGAAAGCTACTGTAAAATGTGGTCTGACCCCACAATGCAACTGAACCCGTGGGTTCTGTGTGCTAATGGTTCCTGtggaaactctctctctctctctctctctctctctctctctctctctctgtctctctctctgtctctctgcatagGTGAGTCAAAGTGGAGAAATTAGGAAGTCACATATGGTACGATTGTTCAAACTGATGTGTGcttaaatataaaatacacatgggggctggagaggtggctcagcagttaagagcactgatgctcttgcagaggacctgagttttgttcTTAGCACCCATGGCAGGTGGCTCCCAGGTATTGACGTCCCctgtccccttctggcctccactgacacacactcagtatatacacataaacagaaaTAGATCTTGTGAAATGAAATCcaaccaaagaaaaacaaagcacacaCTGGATTCTAAAAACGAAACAGGAAGAATAAGGAAATCTACCAATGCTTCTTATTTTACCCTGGTTACATTTTGAAATCATATTTTAAGCCCCTCAGACTAAATGCAATATATTATCAAAATAAATGTTATGCCTCTTATACTTGTTCTGATATGAATTCTGGGAGATTTAAATTTACATATATGGAGATGTAATATACATTATGGTATGATTATTTGTgtgaaagatttttttcaaagtttattttaactgacatataaaaattacaaattcaTGGGGTGCTGTGTAATATTTTGATATATTCCTGCACCGTGGGATGTTTAGATCAGAATAAACGAAGCTGTCGCCTCAAACATTTTTCACTCCTCTGCTGTGGAACTTGTGAAATCCCTTTGTCCCCCTGTCTGACATGTGCTGTATACAGCTGTTATCTATGGTCACCTCCTGTGCATGGCTCTGGAGATCCTGTGGTCACGTGACTGTTACTTAGCACCCATTGATCAACCTTTCTCCATCCTGATCCGTTTCCATCGctctaagaaatgaaaacagtccAGGCTGTAAATAAAGGCTTTCAGCACActggtaatttttattttatataaatttattagtcacacacacacacacacacacacacacacacacacacacacacacacacacgaaggtcagagaacaagatGGGATTGGTCCTCAGGTGCCTTCCACCTTTcacatgagacagggtctctccctggctTGAAATTTGTCCAGCTACGCTAGACTAGGCTAGGCTCTCTCCAAGCTCccagatctacctgtctctagcTTTCATCTTTCCACTACTGGAATAACAAACACCACCCCTCCCTCCTacaaggcaagtgctttactgacCAAGCCATCTTTCTTGAGGTCACCCTTTCTAGGAGGATACTATTTAGGTTGgaaggggttttgttgttgttattgttttgttaatTCCTGGATGGTACAACAAACTATAATTTTTGAAATTCAGCTTTATGGTATACTTTTAATATCATGGGATTTAGGATCTTTTATACCCCGCCTCCGCTGTTTCCTTACTATGTAGGGACACACACAACGTCAAGTAACAATTTCTAAAGACACAGACCTGGGTCATGCTCTATGTGTGCCTGTAATGAACAGTGGACTCCCCAAAGACAAGGGAAGCAGAAtgaacaaaccaacaaataaaatattcagcCAGCCGCCGAGATAAATAAAAGCCAAGTTAGAGTGGACTGATGCTAACAGAGTGGCAAGCATGAGCATTCTAGCCTGTAAAcaactcctccccacccccaccccttaaaaaaaaagaaagaaagaaaagaaaatagtggGTTAAGAACCTGGAAATAGGCAAGTTAGGTTGCCATGGAAACAGTCTCAGTGCAAATATTCTGAGTGGATGAGAGGTTATGTGTGTAAAAATGATGGCTCACACCCTCTGAGCATCTGCTGGACCATGCCTGCGAGTGCTTTATGTGTAAACTTGACCATGGCAAATGCTGAACGGGGCCTGCTGT
It contains:
- the Ccdc185 gene encoding coiled-coil domain-containing protein 185 yields the protein MAGFHLFSPKPYGELGEPLAAGEQEFADQLGWHELSRNSWAQTAGAEIETEVPWVHPKCSPAGRSRRRGYIASPRESHSLTHVARRPSDRARKHRSGNLRLEEACGMGEAPTKSSRTWQQKRQQQPPDQPSPRHPAAPGVSSPQYPGEAFSPPSAGALLVEKTHNGDRWAVPVCRHVGPGSPALDLTDKSSVHSLELWRQSTCVCTQNRKNRDRTKYYPPSASCKEKSSQHARVLKSKLDEAVISFRDQKILALVLSRLKKAQRMRELQQQAAVAWEELKRSDQKVHLTLERERRLLLLQSQEQWQGQREQHKPRRGHSHEQPRQGHEQQGQRRDRQAKSTVQPENQSGWTMQPDKPENQGLDKMDRVQVQAEHLKHCQAQSLREQERVLQSVRDLNRLQLQKRLETAGHKREQHAMESPKKVQGSNLSTVVNVQARKVLMDCQAKAEELLRKLSLEQSFQSSQNMQEGLVKERHRGQQGKAQTEAEQFQRVKWREEEAEELLQESKRVLAELAEEKMGQARSHAHKTSKDRAQHLQELNILRERNRHILKLKAEKEEKCHIEGIKEAIKKKEQKLEQMTLGKDPIFQEYQKVPLASKINRCYDKGAAETQLPLHQQGGVY